ATGTCCTGGTAAAGGCTCTTCATCTGGGGCACGACTATACAGGATATGGATTGCTAACTTTTCTAGATACTCACACATTCTTCACGGCATCCGTTATCTGGGGAGTCATTGGCCCTGCACGCATCTACGGCAACAATGGCATCTACCACCCTCTGGAATGGGGATTCCTTGCTGGCGCTCTTCTCCCCGTCCCCTTCTACTTCCTCGCTAAGTGCTACCCCAACTCTTGGGTCCGCTTTATTAATATTCCTCTTATCTTATCTGGTATCCTTTGGTGGGCCCCGTACAACTTCACCTATGCTTGGCTGGCTCTCGTGGTTGGATTCGGTGTCAACTACTACGTGAAGGGCAGATATGAAAGGTGGTGGCAAAAGTATGCCTATGTGCTTAGTTCCTCGTTCTCCTGCGGGATTGGTATTGCGGGTCTGGTGATCTTCTTTGCTGTCCAGTTCCATGCTGTTGATATTAACTGGTGGGGCAATACCGTGTCGTATGCTGGTTGCGATAATAGTGGCTGTCCCTTGCTGCCACTTCCTGAAAATGGGCATTTCTGAGGTTAATAGGACGATTTGATGATTAAAGATATAATGATATCATTCAAATCCTCATGGGATTCCATGATACAGTTTGGTTGGCTTGTTTTTCTCCCTCAGTTCAAATAGACGATGTAGATATACGCACTTTGTCGAGTGAATCTGAAACAATACAACACATACTCTTGTACACTATCTTTCAGCATTTTAAAGCTCCAGGACATTCAACCCAATGCAACAGATTGCGATTGACCTTTTATGTCGCAGTTGGGTTCGGATGGACTAGGAAATGACTCAATTCTCTACTTCGACGCCCTTCGGCGGCATGTGTACTGGAAAATGCCTGGCACTCGAGACCTTCCCCCTTCCATTTTAGTGCTCACCTCTTGCCGCATTTTAATTTCAGAACAACATTGAGCACACCCCCTGAACGCTCTGAGCTAATCACAGATCATTAACGTATTTCACATGCGAGCTGCGCACACAACCGAGCTGCGCATCCCACCCAACCTACTAATTTCAAATGCATTTATTTCCACCATAACGCCATTGAAGTCAATTTAGTTAAATACATCATCTATCCGGGCATCTATTGATTTTATGccctatttctccacaaccactgCACTTTGGTGGCGCTCGAATATGTGgttgtaaagccggcgaagggcttcttcgtggagggggGGAGGTTCTTTAATTACTTCTaccggctcagtaatcaattgagaagcttcttgaactgagaggccttctttagcaggtatctgcctTCGGGATCgagtacgcttttgcttctgctcctcgttggcggcgcgtaaTTCCTTGATTTCTTGCGCTTGTAAATATAACTTTGTAGCTAGAGCTAGAAGCCTTTTATAAGCTGGTTTAATACACGATTTGATAGGCTAggtgggcttcgagatcCTATACGAATTAAAGCTTTAATTGATGAAGCCTGACGACGTAGAtctttctccgtaaagggggTTTTTATGGTAAAATTCCGGCTTGAGTCACTCCTCTAGCTAGCTAGGGAGGTTAgggttcgaagccgaatatCAAGCTTTAAATCACTTAGTCGGGTGTAAATAGTACTAAACTAGCTACTCCGAAGCTATTTTTAATAGTCTCCGATTTAAAAGCTTTAATTTATACGAGAGGgtattgtcacggtgcgaaccgtgatgcttagttagaggaagatcacggcacgtgatcttcgacctgtttatcttgaacttcagttctagatcctgttgtagctcttcgagctacgtcttgtatattagcctgcccctgcctgtacctgcctgtcaatgtgaatctgatctgttacgacctgtccctgccagtcatctcctatcataccgtcctgccagcccgcaccctgacactacgtagctcctacccctaggagttgactgtctgaaaatgtctgaaccgccccgaaagcccccgaactgaactctggtagacccggtcctgagcagaccgctaccaccgaagaaccgcctgctaccgctgaagaaccgcctgctaccactgaagaaccgcctgctaccaccgaagaaccgcctgctaccgctgaagaaccgcctgctaccgctgaagaaccgcctgctaccactgaagaaccgcctgctaccactgaagaaccgcctgctaccaccgaagaaccgcctgctaccgctgaagaaccgcctgctaccgctgaagaaccgcctgctaccgctgaagaaccgcctgctaccgctgaagaaccgcctgctaccgctgaagaaccgcctgctaccactgaagaaccgcctgctacctgtaaagtcccgtccgaggaacctgcctgcacgaccaactggtctcgagaaacgagacattgcagccgtatcgctagctgcgtgtgctgcgtatgcaagaaagaaatacagcatgttcgcaattacaaccgcggacatcgagactgcactgaaccccaagaccgacactgaacctgaccccgtgtctgcactgcctgaagagtttagagacttcgccgaagtgttctcacccaaggaagccgagcgcttgccaccccaccgatcatacgaccacaagatggtcttacaagaggacaaacccttaccttttgggcccctctatcccatgtcccgaaatgagctcgaggtcctgaaagactggatcgaagataacctgaggaaagggttcattcggcccagctcctcgcccgctgcctcgcctgttctgttcgtgaagaaacccggcggaggtctccgcttctgcgtggattaccgtgcactgaacgcaatcactgttaaggaccgttacccgttgccgctgaccaaggaaaccctgaataacctgaaagggatgaagttctttacgaagattgacatcatctccgccttcaacaatctgcgaattgcgaagggacaagaatacctgactgccttccgtacgagattaggactgttcgaatcattggtgatgccatttggtttaactggagcccccgcatccttccaacgatttatcaacgatacgttacgagagtacctggactgtttctgtactgcttacctggacgatatcctgatttacagccgcacgcgtgcggaacacatagaacatgtacgaaaagtcctccagcgcctccgagaggcaggcctgttcgcaaaactatcgaaatgcgaattctgtgtgtccgagacgaagttccttggtattatcatcggtgaagatggtatccgtatggaccccgacaagatcgaaacgatcgtgaactggaaaacaccgacctgtctgactgatgtgcaagcctttattggtttcggcaacttctaccgccgctttatcagagacttctcgaaagtcatcgccccgctcgtgagactcacgaagaaagacgtccgtttcgaatggacacctgtctgccagctgagcttcgaagccttgaagaaggcgtttacatctgccccggttctgaaagcgtttgactggtccaaggagatagtcctggaaacagacgcgtctgattttgtctctgccggtgtactgtctcagtacgatgacgctggaatactgcaccctatcgcatttttctcgaaaaaacactccgccgccgagtgtaactatgagatatacgataaagaactgctagccataatccgctgcttcgaagagtggcgtcccgaactggagggcacaccctcgcccgtgaaggtcataactgaccaccgcaatctggaatatttcacgacaacgaaactcctgaaccgccgccaagcccgatggtctgaattcctgtcccggtttaacttcaagatcacgtaccgtcccggaaaacaaggtgcaaagcccgacgccctgaccaggaggtcagaggatatccctaaagagggggatgagcgcttagcgcatcagagccagactgttctgaagaatgaaaacctacagataaacgtcacaacacgacagagaaacggagtcactacaaccactccacctgaactgccagacctgcccgaaccaccatctacgatcaaggatttactgctggaagcctacaaccaagataaagtagtacaatctatcctggaagcgttagacaagaacgctagccgtcaccctgagattacacttgccgactgcgaacgaagaggcaactacctctactaccggaaccgcttgtacgtccctgacaacgatgaactgaaagctgaaatactgcgcctgtgtcatgacaagcccaccgtgggacaccctggccggtcgaagacctatgaactgctgtcccgagaatactactggcctagagtataccagtacgtgagcgactggaccaagaactgccatacctgccgccgtatcacccccgcccgagaattccgtcaagggatcctgagacaactgcccgtacctgagagagcctggcaagatatcagcatggacttcatcacgcacctgcccctgagctacggttacgacgccatcctagtcgtggtagaccgtctgaccaagatgaagcacttcatacactgcaagggaacctgcaacgctgaagaagtcgcccgcctgtacacccgtcatgtctggaaactgcacggcctgccgaataccgttgtatctgacagaggaccccagttcgtggcccaattctggaaacacctgacaaagcgcctgcgaatcaccaacctgctgtcaaccgcttatcacccggaaactgatggccagactgaacgcgcgaacgccgtactggaacaatacctccgagcgtatgtgtcctacttacaggatgactggtctgaatggctcccgctggccgaattcactgcaaactctcattactccgagagcacccgagtttctccgttctacgcgaactatgggttccacccccgcatcgggttcgaaccatcccagcctgccagtcaccctgcgacccgagacgcggaaaagttcgctacacgaatgcaagaactgactgagtacgtccgcgccgagatactgtccgcacaagcccgatacgaagaacaaacgaaccgtcaccgcgcccctgcccgccgataccgtcctggacaactggtctggctgaacgccaggaatatccgaaccctccgcccgcagaagaaactggactggaagaacctaggcccctttaaggtcctagaagctataagtgcacacgcttacaagctcgaactgcctgctagtatgaagatccaccctgtgtttaacgtcagcctgctacagcctgccgccacgaacccggtaaatggacaagttactgaacccgcaccgcctgtcgaagtcgaaggactggaagaatgggaagttgaagacatcctagattcccgctgggaacgacgaggccgaggaggcccgcgtctgaagtacaccgtcaaatggattggttacgacgaacccactgaagagcctgctgaatacctggaccacgcccgcgagataatacggaacttccaccgaagatacccgcacaagcctcgcctcgacggagctcggctctaagggagggggtactgtcacggtgcgaaccgtgatgcttagtaagaggaagatcacggcacgtgatctccgacctgtttatcttgaacttcaattctagatcctgttgtagctcttcgagctacgtcttgtatattagcctgcccctgcctgtgcctgtgcctgtacctgtcaatgagaatctgatctgttacgacctgtccctgccagtcatctcctatcataccgtcctgccagcccgcaccctgacatgtttatcttgaacttcagttctagatcctgttgtagctcttcgagctacgtcttgtatattagcctgcccctgcccctgcctgtacctgcctgtcaatgtgaatctgatctgttacgacctgtccctgccagtcatctcctatcataccgtcctgccagcccgcaccctgacaggtATAAGTGTACTAATATAGTTAATCCCGTTCTGTATCTTAGTTCTAACTATCCGACTATTTATACATATTAACACTATAAAATAACTAATATCTAAAGGTTATAAAATatcacggtgcgaaccgtgacaCTAACATCCGTTAGGGACCATAGGAGTAACCGGGtaagtcacatgacttctaaCCGCTTTCAGCTCATCGCACCCCACATCAGTCCGTCTCATTCGCAATCAACAACATAGCTCCCCATCTCATGGCCTTTGGCTATCAGATCACCTGAAAAGATTTGACGTCTATCGCTCTGTGTCCttaattctttttttgctaTTTTCCCGGTCCGCGACTTTGAATGTAACCAGTTCGGGATCAGCGTCACAGGAGATTGGCTTCCGGATTGGCCAAGGCAAGGCCCAAAAGGTTGTATCAGCTCGATGCCATGCAATGAATAAAACCGGTGGTCCAGCAGAATCATTGACTGAGATTGAATGCGTTTTGGCTACTGGATGGGTGATGCCGCCATGGATTTTTACTAAAGGTCAATATCATATGGAGAATTGGTTAACCAATAATCTACCTGATAACTATACGATTTTTCCTAGAGCCAATGGCTGGACAGGTGAAATTATTAGTTTTATGTGGATACAAGTGTTCCAAAAATTTACCCGATTTAATATCAAAAAGGTCACTTTAATCCTGTTTTTCTTTTAGCTATAAATATACTAATATACTATACTTAATAGGGAGATTACCGTCTGCTTCCAATGGATAATCATGGGTAGCACATCACCCTCGATTTCATTGAGTTTTGTTGGGAAAAACGTATAATTTCTTATTGTTTTATCCCCCATACAACACATGCATGCCAGCCTCTCGATGATATCCCATTCGCCAATCTTAAACATTATTATCATCAATATAATAATGATGTCTCACTTTGGGGTGGTGGTGCTAAAAGCAAGGCTACATTCTTTGATGGGATTCATAATGTCCGGATGCAGGCATTCCGGCCACGATCAATTCGACATGGCTTCAGGGAAACTGGGATTTGGCCAGTTAATTCTGATAAAGGCCTTGAAAAAAGGGCTTGGCTACTGATGATAATGATCTCCCTAATATGCCAGGTTTGATTATTCATGATATTAAACCTGGACGGGATCATACTGCGCCTCCGCCACCATCCAGCTCTCTCCCGAATACGCCTCCACAGACTGTTCAAAAGCTACGAAAAGGCAGTAATAAGGTGGTAAAACATATCAAAAATGATCCTACTATCTCTCCTAAGATCCGTGATGGCCTTATCATGATTCTGGAAGGAAGCTTGTTACCTGCTGAGGCTGGTGCTCAGTTCCTGCAAGATAATGTGCGCATTTTACAGCGGGAAAAATAAGTTGATACTGGTAAAACCAAGCGAAGGCTTTCTAGATTAGGGCCTCGCTTATCTAGGGATTATAAGAAACGATTATAGTCAGCTGGTTCATAAACTAGTGTCACCAAGGACTAACCTCTCGGCCATTCAAAGAAAGATTGTCCAGCAGTTGCAACTCGTCGGGCCTAGCTATTGCGGGTTCTTGAACCGTAATAGCTTTGGACAAATGATCCTTCAAATCTCTCTGCGAAACTCTTAGCAAGGACTTTAGGGTTTAAATATAACATCGTCCACTCTACAACTGTTTCATTTGAAAATCTTTTTAGTTTCCTGGATCTTCGGCCGTTCGCTTCTCGTCGCTAGATATGgataaaaaaagaaagaagaacatTCTCGAGGTGGCCCTCCCGTCACTTCTCAACACCATACGGAGGATATGGCCCTCTCTATGCAAGACAAGGTGAGTTGTGATCGAAAAAGCCTTATCAACTCATCTTATAGCTGACCACTTGGCTTTGATTATAGAACAGTTCCCAGGGACTCGTTCGCTCCAAGGACCAAAGAGATGGCCCCTCCCTAGGTGACGAAGTTTGTCAACAGAGTTCATCGCCAGGCTGGATCTTCAACGTCGTACTACAACAAACACGATGTAGAGGAGTATTTGTATTGATCTTGAAGAGCATCATGTTAGTACGTGGCCAAGTCTtatgagaagaagaagaagaagaagaagaagaagaatgaaCGCGTGAGGTGCTAGACGAGGTGAAGGACGATATAGGCGGGGTTTGCATTTGGAGGACTCTCCCAACGAATCAGCACCATTTTACTGTCGGACGAGCTGCAAAAGCTGCCAAATCCCAAGGATCGAGAATCCCAAGCACTAGTCGTAGATAAATCCTCCTTTCATCCACGTAAAATCATGGCCGGCGATACCGCTCAGAAGCTCGCGGTTCTCATTGATGCTGACAACGCTATGCCATCTGCAGCGAGGCTTTTACTAGCTGAGGTGGCAAAATACGGCACAGCTCATGTAAAGCGGGCCTACGGCAATTGGACCAACACCAACTTGAGTGGGTGGAAGGAAGAGCTCCTCACGCATTCAATCCAGCCGATCCAGCAATTTGCTTACACCCACGGGGAAAATGCGACCGACTCAGCAATGATCATAGACGGGAGTTGATAAGTTCACAGTAAGTATGTCGTCTGAATCAACTGATGTTTCTCTTGGACAGTCACTGGTACGACGTCGTTTTCGTGCCTCATTTGGAGCATCCCTGACGGGATCAAAATAATTGCTCCTTTGGGATGAAGCTGGATACGGAAGTAGGCTTCTAATAGAATAGAAGAGCTTTTGTTGCTCTAAGTTATCCATAGAATGTGAACCAAACGCCTCGAGATGCCACTTAACGAATATACCTCGTGTGGTATTCAAATCAGCGTGTAGGGATGTGCATATATCAGAAAGTCTAGAGGCCAAGAATCAGTAAATTGTGGTACTTTGGCGTTTGGTATACACACAGGACGCTTTTGCCTAATATGCACTTGATTATACATGGAACGGAGAGATGATTGGTGTGCAAATGATCCTGGCCCTTTGTGCATTGATCAGCAATAAGCGAGGTGGTAAATATATTCATCGATAGATTTGCTTTCGCCCACCGTCCCAACGAAGTGAACGATGGGAGAACTGGAATATGCCGTCAGCGCTATGTTGAAAATTTTGACGCAATGTGCGCT
The nucleotide sequence above comes from Penicillium digitatum chromosome 1, complete sequence. Encoded proteins:
- a CDS encoding Allantoate permease, coding for MLTPELNSGRPGPEQTATTEEPPATAEEPPATTEEPPATTEEPPATAEEPPATAEEPPATTEEPPATTEEPPATTEEPPATAEEPPATAEEPPATAEEPPATAEEPPATAEEPPATTEEPPATCKVPSEEPACTTNWSRETRHCSRIASCVCCVCKKEIQHVRNYNRGHRDCTEPQDRH
- a CDS encoding NYN domain-containing protein — protein: MALSMQDKNSSQGLVRSKDQRDGPSLGDEAGFAFGGLSQRISTILLSDELQKLPNPKDRESQALVVDKSSFHPRKIMAGDTAQKLAVLIDADNAMPSAARLLLAEVAKYGTAHVKRAYGNWTNTNLSGWKEELLTHSIQPIQQFAYTHGENATDSAMIIDGS